In Pirellula sp. SH-Sr6A, the DNA window TTAGTTCACGGATTTTCGCATTAAATCCTGTGGAAGGAAAAATCTCCGACATTCCACTTTCGCGTTCCTGTTCGGCGCTCCGTTGGACACCCGGCTACGTCGACTCAGGAAATCTGAAGCCCCGACTCCTGAATCTAGCCAGAAAGCGTATGATTGGGCCTCGCTGGGTGAACCTTAGGTCTCCCTTTGTCATTTTCCAGTCCAGACAAGTCGAAAGTCCAACAAAGCGGAATGAGTGCTCTTCAAAATCTATCAGTCGTTGTTACGGGCGGGGCGAGCGGGATCGGTTACGCCCTCGCTACGGCGTTCGCTGCGCGCGGAGCCAAAGTCGCCATCGGTTCCCGCCGAAACTCTGCCGTCGAGGAAGCGGTCGCTGCGAGTCAAGGAAAGCTGACCGGGAAAGTGCTCGACGTGGTCGACCGTGGGAGCGTGCAGCATTTCTTCGATTGGGTCAAGGAAACTCAAGGAGACGTCGATATTTTGGTCAATGCCGCGGGAATCAACATCAAGGATCGGAGCATGGCCGCCATGACGCCCGAGATGTGGGATCAAGTGATGGCGATCAATGCGACGGGGGCATACAACTGCATCCACTCCGTCCTGCCGTCCATGCGGGAACGCAAGGCCGGGATGCTGATCAATATCTCGAGTGTGGCAGGGAAGCGAGCGATTGCGCTCGGTGGTGTCGCCTATTCGGCCAGCAAGTTTGCCATGACCGCGCTCGGCATATGTTTGGCCAACGAATTAGGAGTGGAAGGGATACGGGTTACCAATGTCTATCCCGGTGAAGTCGATACTCCGATTCTGGAACAACGACCTGTACCGGTGACAGAAGAACATCGTCAAAAGATCTTGAAGCCGGAGGATATTGCTGAGGTTGTGGTCGGATTGGCAGAGATGCCGAGCCGCGTCCATGTACCAGAAATCGTTATTAAGCCGATTCATCAGCAGTACTACTAAGACGCGAACGGCGCACCAAGCGAGACGAAAGATGGATTGGAATATTCACAACATCCCTGCAGATCAACCGACCCCATCGGTGATTGTGTCGACGGAGTTAGCGGAAGCGAACATCAAACGGATGCAGGACTACTGCAACGCACATGGCTTGCGACTGCGTCCTCACACAAAGACCCACAAATCTTTGTGGGCAGCACAGCTGCAAATGAAAGCTGGAGCGGTCGGGCTGACGGTTGCAAAGGTTGGTGAGGCCGAGGTCATGTCGCATGTTTGCCGCGACATCTTTATTGCCTACCCAGCGATCGGGGCCCATCGATTAAGCAGATTGATGGAGCTTGCAAAACGCATTTCGGTCTCGGTGGGTATCGACTCGATCGCTGCCGCGTCTGCCCTTCAATCGGCTGCCCAAAATGCGGGGGTCCAAGTGGGGGTTTTGGTCGATATCGATGTCGGCTTTCATCGAACAGGTGTGCAGGACCGAATCAAAACATTGGAACTGTGCACGTTTGTCGCAGCCCAACCCAATCTTGCATTCCGCGGTCTCATGTGCTTCCCGGGCCACATTCTTCCCCATGCCGATTCCCAGACATGGAGCGCATACGAGGCGGCTTTGAAATCCATCGTCGAGGAGTTGGCCCAACGAGGGCTTTCGGTTGAGGCTGTTTCCGGTGGCTCGACCCCCACGGCCATGGAATCGCACAAAAACACCGCCTTGAATGAGATCCGCCCAGGGACTTATGTCTACAACGACCTCAACGAGGTTCGACTGGGTGTTTGTGATTTGGATCAAGTCGCAGCTCGAGTTCTCGCAACAGTCGTCAGCAAACCTGAACCCAACAAGGTGGTCATCGACGCTGGAAGCAAAACTCTTTCGAGCGATCGCAATGCGGCCTTGCCCGATAGCGGATTCGGGTATCTCCCGGACTTTCCAGAGGCCAAGGTCGTGCGGCTTAGCGAAGAACATGGCGAAATCGTGTTTAGCGATGCGGACGTTGCGAGCGGTCGAGTGCCTGAGGTGGGAGATCGCCTATGGTTGATCCCAAACCACATTTGCGTTTGCATCAACCTCCAAAATCAGTTCTTTCTGCATGATGGCCAGACTCTTTCCGTCTTGCCTGTCGATGCACGCGGTTTGCTTGTCTAGGTCTGCGCCCTTTGGAGATCAATCGAAACCGCCATGAGCGCAGCAGTCCCCCATCCCGATCCATCGATGTCCCAATCGAACAAGATCTCGATCCTTGTCCCTGCATACAACGAGGAAAAGACGATCGGCCGAGTGCTGGAACGATTGCTGGAGCTCCCCTTCGCGCAAAAAGAGATCCTCGTCGTCGATGACGGGTCACTGGACAGGACAGCGGACGTGGTGGAGTCCATCGCGGGAAAGCAACCGGAGGTGAAACTCTTTCGACAGACGTCCAATCAAGGGAAGACGGCTGCGATCGCCCGCGCCATCTCGCTGGCCACGGGCGACGTTTTGATCGTGCAAGACGCCGACTTGGAGTACGACCCTCGAGAGATTCCGGATGTCATCGCCCCCATCCTCGAAAACGTGGCCGACGTCGTCTACGGCAGTCGCTTTTTAGTCAAGAAGGCCTCGCGCGTTCTCTACTACTACCATTACATCGCGAACAAGTTCCTAACGTGCTTGAGCAATTTGCTCACCAACCGGAACATGTCCGATATTGAAACTTGCTACAAAGCGTTTCGACGCGAAGTCATTGCCCCGATGAAGCTCACGAGCAAGGGGTTTGGGATGGAGATCGAGATCACGGCGATGGTTTGCAAAACCAAATCGAGGACGTACGAGGTCCCGATTTCCTACTACGGACGAACCTACGAAGAAGGAAAAAAGATTGGCCTCTCCGATGGAATCGCCGCGATTTGGTACATCTTTTATTACAATTTGGTGCACCCGAGAACCAAGGCGGGCAAGAGCTACATCTCGACCGTCAATGCGGCATTGAAGGATGTCCAATCCTAAACCTGTCTTCGCGAGCGGAGCTCATCAGCGGAAACGCTCCTAGCGTCCGCCTTCCAGGGCAAACGATTTACGGAGCAGTTCCAGACTCTTGGGGATCGCTGTCTTTTGATCCTCTTTGCCTTCAAATTCCAGCGAGATCCAGCCTCGGTACTTGGCATCCCGGACCATTTGGCCAATCTTGGAGTAGTCCAGGTCGAGCGTGTACCACTCGCCTCCACCGTAGTAGGTTTTGGCTTGGACTAAGACGGTTTTTGGTAAGAGACGTTGTAGCTTTTGGTAAGGATCTTCAAGGAAATTGCCGGTGTCCAAAGTGACTTGCAGGTACGGGGAGTCGATGGCGTCGACGATTTTCAGAACGCCTTCAGGAGTTAGCCCCAGCCCCCAATGGTTTTCGAGTCCGAGCACCACACCGCATTTCTCGGCGGTAGGGAGGCAACGCTCGAGCGCGTCGATCACCCACGGGAATCCGTCTTCCTCCGTGTATCCCGCGAGAGGGGGCTCGATTCCGCGATTCGCCATGAGTTCGTCAAAGTTCTTGCTCGTCCCCCACCGCCCCGTATTCACTCGCATGGTAGGAATACCCAGCTTGTAACAAAGTTCGATTTGGCCGATGGTGAGCTCGATATTCCATCGACGTACTTCTGCGTCCGGTGACACGAACCCTTGATGGGTCGACATTCCATAAAGAGGCAGACCGTGTACCAGCGAGCGTCGTTTGATCGCTTGCAAGGCACTGTGACTGAGAAGTTCGGTTTGGGAGATTTGATAGAGCAAGATCTCGACGCCATCGAACCCGCAATCTGCTGCAAAGTCGATGCACTTCGTCACATCTTTGAACTCTTCGTTCTTGAATCGCCAAAGAGAGTAGGTGGAGAGACCGATCGGATTCGTGGTTCGAGCACCGTCGGCGGCGGTGGTGATTGCAGCGCCCGTCTCGATACACGAGGCTAGTACCCCTGCTGTCATGGTTGCTGCCAAGCCGGTTTGGAAGGTGCGTCGATCCACGGGTTTGCTTTCTTCGAAAGAGGGGTCAAAAATCAGACTCTTGAAATGTACTCCGCCGTGCAAAATTTGCTACTATGCGAATGACGTTTACCGCAGGATGGGTGAAACAGCGTCACCCGGACCGTTTGCTGCTTCCGTTCTTTTCAGGAGTTCTGTCCATGTCGTTCGATACCAATCCCTATCTCCCCACCGCCCAAGACTACGTTCGCGATATTGGAGAGAGTGTTCCTCTCGCAGATCGGGGGACGCGTTTGGTCGCCGCCATCGTGGACGGGGTGATCATGATAATTGTGGCCGCGCCGGTCATTTTTGGTCTGGGGTACCTGATCGGTTCCGTGATGGGGACAGGAGTGGTTGCTAGTTTTGTCGCCCAAGTCGTCGGCGGCGTTGCCGGGATTGGAATATTCCTCGCGATCAATGGCTACTTTTTGAATTTGAATGGCCAGACAATTGGGAAGAAAATCACCAACATCAAAATCGTGAACGAGGATGGAACGAAGCCTGAGTTCACCCACCTCATACTTTATCGATATGGCGTGACTTGGCTTATCGGGTTGATCCCTTTCATTGGCGGGCTCTATGGCTTGGTGAACGTCCTGGCCATTTTTCGCGAATCGCGCAAGTGTCTGCATGATGACATCGCCAAGACCAAGGTTGTAAAGGCCTAGGCAATAAGGCCTTGAACGACTTGGCCGTGCACATCGGTCAATCGGTAACGTCGACCTTGGAATCGATAGGTGAGTCTTTCGTGATCGATTCCAAGGAGATGCATCACCGTCGCTTGGATATCGTGAATGTGAACAGGATTCTCCGCGATGTTGTATCCAAACTCATCGGTTTGACCGTAGACGGTACCGGGGCGCGTCCCTCCTCCCGCGAACCACATCGAGAAGCATCGAGGGTGATGGTCGCGGCCGAAGTTCTTTTGAATCTTCCCTTGGCAGTAGTTCGTTCTCCCAAACTCTCCCCCCCAGATAACGAGCGTATCCTCGAGCATTCCCAATCGTTCAAGATCCTTGACCAATGCTGCACTAGGCTGATCGGTTTCTTGACATAATTTTGGCAGGCTCCCTGGCAGTCCGCCGTGATGATCCCAATCTTGATGATAGAGTTGGATGAACCGAACATCTCGCTGCGCGAGTCGGCGCGCGAGCAAGCAGTTGGCTGCAAAGCTTCCCGGTTTTTGAACGTCGGGCCCGTACATCTCTAAAACGCTGGCGGGTTCCTTGGATAGATCGGCAACTTCAGGAACGCTCGACTGCATCGCGAAAGCCATTTCGTAGTGCTCCATACGATTCTGGATTTCGACATCGGGTGTTCGCGCCAATTGCTCCTGTTGCAATTCCTTCCAACGGTCGAGCATCATGCGGCGGCTCTCGCGCGAAATTCCATCTGGGTTGCCCAGGTAGAGGACTGGGTCCTTCGCCGCACGCAACAAAACGCCCTGGTGCTTCGTCGGAAGGAACCCGCTCCCCCAAAGATGAGCTCCCAAAGGCTGCCCTGATTTATCCTTTGTCACCAATACAACGAAGGAGGGTAGGTCCGCGTTGATTTGCCCCAGCCCATAGCTAAGCCATGCACCGATGCTGGGGCGTCCTGCAATTTGGGTCCCCGTTTGGAAAAAGGTAACGCCGGGTCCGTGATTGATCGCTTCGGTGAAAGCGGAGCGCAGAACGCAGATCTTATCGGCGATACCGGCCGTATGCGGAAGAAGTTCGCTAAACCAAGCGCCCGATTCACCAGCCTGTTCAAATCGAAAGGGGGAACCAACCAAGGGAATCGACGATTGATTTCCCGACATGCCGGTCAATCGCTGGGAACCTCGTACGGAATCTGGTAGCTGCTCTCCTTCTTTCTCCTTCAAGAGTGGCTTGTAATCGAGAAGATCCAGATGGGAGGGCCCGCCCGACATAAACAAATAGATGACCCTTTTGGCCTTGGGAAGATGATGAAACGCCTTCAACTCCCCTCCCCCTCCCCGAATATCCAAGGATGGGGGTTCATCTCCGACCGCATCCCCCATCATTTGCGACAGTGCCATACCCCCCAGTCCGATGCCCGAGGAAAACAGGAACCGCCGGCGTGCATTCCAGGATTGGATTCGTGCAATTTCCGAGTCGGTCATGTCATGTCTCATGGAAGAGCGAGTATGGAAAGGAAGGTGGATGGGGTGGGTGGTTCGAGAAGGAGCTGTCTTAAGGATAGCCATTTGGAGGGGCGATCTCAAGAATCGAGTCGATCCGTGTATACTGGGGGGCTTGGCTATAGGGTGAGCGATTGCGATCGCTCCCTTCTGTTCGATCGACCTTTCAGAAAGCGATATCCATGAAACATTCTCTCCGACGCGCCATCGCTACCTCCTTGTTATTCGCACTCGGGAGTTGGGCAGCCCTTCCAACGGCATCTTCCGCATTGGGACAGCAAGCCCCTTCCTCCAATGGGAATGGCAATTTTGTGATCGGGCCTGAGTACACGTTGGCTTCGGACTTGACGGATCAAGGAAATCCGAAGGGGAAGGCATTCGAGTTCTCGATGCCCCTCGAGGAAAGCAAGATCTTCAAAGGAGATGATAAGACGCTCGATGCTCGCAAAGAAGTACGAAAAGAGCGAAAGATTTTCGTCTATGTCCCGGCACAATATAAGGATGGCACGAAGGCCCCGGTGCTGGTGATCCACGATGGTCCTGGCCAATTGAACCTGGTGCGCAATGCGCTCGACAATCTGACGATCTCTAAAGATCCATCCAGGAAGCTGCCCCCATTCATCGCGATCGCCATTCAAAACGGAGGAAACGATGGCAAGGGAAGTCAGCGGGGGCTCGAGTACGATACGATGTCCGATCGCTTAGCGCGTTTCGTCAACGATGAAGTCTTTCCTGCTATCCTTAGCCATCCCGATATCAAGGCTGCTTACCCGGGTATCGCGATCACGGACGATCCATGGGGAAGAGGGGTTTTGGGATGCAGCTCGGGTGGTGCAGCGGCATTGACGATGGGATGGTTTCGGCCCGATCTATTCCGTCGCTTGATCACTTACTCGGGTACCTTCGTTGACCAGCAGGACGACGATGCACCGGAGGAGGCCCAGTATCCGCTCGGCGCTTGGGAATACCATTCCAGCATGAAACTGATCCAAAACTCGGAAAAGAAACCGCTTCGCATTTTCACCCATGTCGCCGAAAACGATCTTCGTGCCAAAGATCCTGAAGAAACGTATCACAATTGGGTGATGGCCAACGAACGGACAGCGGCGGAACTGAAGGCCAAGGGCTACGACTACCGATATGTCTTCAGCAAAGCGACGAAACACTGCGATCGCAAGGTTTTCGAGCATACGCTAGCCGATACTCTCGTCTGGATGTGGCAAGACTACAAAGCCGCTGCGCAATAACTGCAACAGGTATCGACGGAGTTTGCCGCAAAGGAATGAAAGGCTCAAATCGTGAATCGATCGAACCTCCTAACATGGCTTGCAGAGTGCACCGGCGATGATGTCTGGTCGATCGACTACTGCCGTCAGGTAGGAATTCCCGATGCTTGGATCCTCGATCTGAGCGAGATCTACGAAAGCGGGTTTAAATCACCCGGCGAGATGCTGTACCGGCATGGGAATCGAATCCATCAATATCGAGGGATACGCGATTCGGACTTGGCGAAACGCATCGCCCAACAATTGGGATTAACCGTAGAACCAATCGAGAGAGCAGCGTTATCGCATAGCGATCTGGTCCGGCGAATCAAAGAGGCCGTGGAAGAAGAGTGATCGCTAGAAGAAACAGACAGTCAAACAATCGAGAGAATGGAATCGATTGTTTGACTGCTGTCACATGTGTATCGAATTACAGGAGATTCCCTAGACCGACGATAGCGATCTCGACAGTAAATGGACCATGGGGAGATTGGAATCGAAGCATTTCAACGTGGGCCCCCTGGTCGAAGGAAATCGAGTGATTCTTTCCAACCACTACCGTTGGAAGCCCCAACGCGATGCCTTCGATTCCCATCTTATCTTTGCTGGATCCCCCAATCATATTCGTCAGTTCACCGACTGTGTCGATGACTTCCGCGGTGATGGATTCGGGTCGTTCGCCGAGAAATGCCTCGGCTGCAGCGATGGCCATTTCCGCGGAGATACTGACCACGACCGAGCCTCGGATCGCACCGGAGACTCCCACGATGCCACTGCATTCATGGCGAGTCGCGGACGCATCATTGGTCGCAAACCCGACTAGGTCGACCTCCCAGCTCAGCATGCGGCTGAATACTTCTTTCGTGCACTTGATAAACGGGGCAAGAAATCGTTTCTGTGCTTCCGAAAGTCCGGTTGCTTGTGGGCGCTGCGTGGTAGTCGACACGAAGAATTCCTTATAGAGAGCTTCTTAGGTGGGGAGTTAAACCGTGACAAACTTATCCAGTTTGGCACGCAGATCGTCCGCCTCGAATGGTTTCGTCAAGTAATCGTTGACACCCGCTTGAATCGCCGCGATGACTTGGCTCTTCTGTGCTTCGGTCGTGACCATAATGATGGGGACCGTCGAGCCAAGTGCCCGGATCTCGGTTACCACATCGAGCCCGCTTTTGTTGGGCATGTTCCAATCGGTGAGAATCAAATCCACCGGTTCATTTTTATAAGCGTCAATCGCTTCTTGGCCATCGGCCGCTTCAACGATTTCTGTCACTCCGACCGCGTTGAGAGATCGAATGATAATCTTCCTCATGATGCCAGAATCGTCTGCAACTAAAACTTTCATGCGTTACCCCGTTCTCTATTCCCAAATATTGGTCGCGTGCAGGACTTGAAGCAATCCTGCCATTTCGTTGAACGAACTACTGTTGGTTACCGGTTGGTTTAGTCAAATAAACTGTTCTCAGATTTCCGTAGGATCGGATTCCCTCACGCGTCGAGAGGTCCGTTGCATCCGGTAGAAGTCGCACTATCCATATAATCAACACGAAAGGGTCCGCCCTCCCCAACCAGGAGGGCGTTTTCACACGGTGCGTGGATCTGAAGCAGCGAGCGAGTGTTCGGCTTTCTCTCGCGAAATCGCACAGACACGACGTATCCAATCCGGCGGCGGAAGGCAGGTTCAGGAAACTTTAATGAAACATCGGAAATGATCGAGTCAATTACATTCAGGTCTGTTAAAGCCTGCGGGGAAAGCACGACTGATTCGGCTGTTAGATACGACGAGGTAAATTCTGCATCGCAGGGAATTCTTGCCGTCTGGAGCAGCATTACCCATTTGGGAGGTTATTCTTCGGCATCGTGAGTTCCGTATGCCCCCTACGGCGTTAATGGATTGGATCCAGGTCGATCGTTCCCTCCTTTGCTACCTTTGCTGAGGTAGCAAAGGAGGGAACGCGAAGTGGATATAGCGTTTGAGTAGATATTGGGGGGCATAAACATGTTTCAAGATGATGAACTCATTCAGGACTTCGTAGTCGAGAGCAGCTCGCACTTAGCGGATATTGAAAGCCAGTTGTTGGAGATTGAGGCCGCTGGCGACAACATTGACATCGAGCTGGTCAATACCGTCTTTCGCGCCATTCACTCTGTAAAGGGCGCCGCTGGTTTCTTGAGTTTGGCAGTGATCAACTCGCTCGCTCACAGTCTTGAAAATGTTCTGAACATGATTCGCAACCGCGAACTGGTCATGAACAAGCGAATCGTGAATACGCTCCTTCGCGCTTCGGATCAGCTTCGATCATTGGTTGAACATGTCGAGTCGAGCAACGAAGTCGACGTGGGAAATCTGATTGAAGAATTGGATCGTATCCACCGCGGCGAAATGGAACTAGGAGATTCCGACGCTTTCGAAATGCTCGAAGAGTTGGTCGAAGAAGAGATGGCCTTGGAAGATAACGTTCCGGATATCGAATCGCAGCACGAGGAGATTATGAAAAACGTAGAAATTGCAGCCGCATTGCCCACGAAGGCACAAGCCGATCCCAAAACCGTAGCCGGCAGCACTTCTAAACCGAAAGCTACCGACTCCATCGTGCGTGTGAATGTCGCCGTCCTCGACCGACTCATGAACCTTGCTGGCGAACTGGTCCTCAGTCGAAACCAGCTCCTCGCCGCTGTGATTCGAGGTGGCAGAGAAGGTCTCGACACCGTAGCGGCTCGCGTCGATCAAGTCACCAGCGAGCTCCAAGAAACGATCATGCAAACACGCATGCAACCGATTGGAACGGTCTTCAATCGCTTCCCACGCGTTGTCCGAGATCTGAGCAGCAAACTTGGAAAAGAATGCGACTTGATCATCGAAGGGAACGAAGTGGAAGTAGACAAGACCATCGTCGAAGCGATGGGAGACCCGCTCACCCACTTGGTTCGAAACAGTATTGACCATGGCATCGAATCACCCGGAAAAAGAGCTACGGCTAGCAAACGCCCGATTGGAACGGTTCGGTTGCATGCCTTCCACCAAGCAGGGAAGGTCTGCATTCGGATCGAAGACGACGGCGCGGGAATGGATCCAGTCAAACTCAAGACGAAGGCTGTAGAGAAAGGGGTCATCGGGGCTGAACAAGCGGCAGTGATGACCGACAGCGAAGCGCTTCGCCTCATCTTCGCACCGGGATTCTCCACGGCAGCAGAAATCACCGATGTCTCAGGGCGTGGAGTCGGAATGGATGTGGTGAAAACGAACATCGAGCAATTGGGCGGTACTGTCGATGTGGAAAGCGAACTCGGGGTCGGTTCCGCGATCCATATCACGCTGCCGTTAACCCTAGCCATCGTCCCGTCGATGATTGTCAGCTGCGGTGGCGAGCGGTATGCGATCCCCCAAGCAAATATTGCCGAACTAGTGCGCGTCCCTGGTGCGGAAGTTGAGGAAAAGATCGGGAGAATCCATGGCGCAGAAGTTCTGCGATTGCGTGGCGCCCTCCTTCCTCTGATCCGCCTCGATGAAGCTCTAGGAGTCGTGCGTCCTGACGACTATCAATCGGAATCCCACGCAACCAGCATTCTCGTGCTGGAAACTGGGCAGATGCGATACGGACTGGTTGTCGACACCCTCCACGACAACGAAGAAATCGTGGTAAAGCCTTTGGGTAAACATGTCCGCGATCTTGGGTATTTGGCAGGCGCTACGATTCTGGGGGACGGATACGTCGCACTGATTCTCGATGCCGTGGGAATCGCCATGCACTGCAACCTTCGCAACGTGGACTCGGTCCTCGCCAGCGAACAAAAAGAAAGCAAAGTGGCGTCCGAAGTTCACCGATTGCTGCTGTTCGCAAATCATCCGGACGATCAATTTGCCATCCCGATGGCTATGGTAGCCAGAATCGAACGCATTCGGGCATCCGAGATTCGCGTGGTAGGCGGGCAAAACATTCTCGTGTATCGCGGAGCATCGCTCCCCATACTGCGACTCGAACAGAACATCTCGGCGTTGTATCCGGATAAAGAAGAACAGAACTTGTTTGTGATCATCTTCAAAATCCAAGACCGAGAGATCGGGCTGGCCGCACCAACCCTTCGAGATATTCGCGATATCGAAATGCTGATCGATTCGAAAACGCTCCGAGAGCCCGGTGTTCTCGGAACGGTTATCGTCGACGACTCCCCGACCCGAGTTCTGGATCTCATCGAGCTAGTCCGAATTCGCTATGCAGATTGGTTCCAATCCGAACCGTCCACCCAAACCGGAAAGTCCATCCAGCCCCCCTCGGTGTTGCTCGCGGAAGATTCCGATTTCTTCCGAAATCACGTGACACGAACTCTCGAAAGCGAAGGAATAAAGGTCGTGGGTGCGGTCGATGGACTAGATGCCTGGGAAAGTCTCCAATCCATGGTAAATGAGATCGATGTGATTGTCACAGACATCGAAATGCCCCGCATGAATGGACTTGATTTTGCCAAAGCGGTGAGAGCGGATGACGCCACATCCCGATTGCCGATCATCGCCCTGACCAGCCTCGCAGGAGATGATGATCGAGATCGTGGTACCAAGGCCGGTATCAACGAATACCAAGTGAAAATGGATCCCGCGCGTCTGATCGATGCTGTGAAGCGTCTAGCAGCGGCATCAGTCTAAGGTTCTTATTGCGTGCCAACAAAGGTCGCCGACGAGGTAATCATGAACAATCCCATCCTATCCAGCTCCAAAGCCGTTCAGTACACGACATTCTTCTGCAACCGGGCCGTCCTCGGCTTGGATATCTCCTACGTGCAAGAGATCAATCGAACCGTCAACTTAACACGTGTTCCACTCTCGCCACCTTGCGTTCGAGGAGTGATGAATTTGCGAGGTGAAGTCGTGACCATGCTGGACCTGAGAATCCTAATGGGTCTACCTGCGGGTGAGCCATCCAAGCTTTCTCGGAACCTGATCCTGAAATACGAAGGAGAGGTTTTTGGGCTCTGGGTGGATGGGGTCGCCGATATTCT includes these proteins:
- a CDS encoding alpha/beta hydrolase translates to MKHSLRRAIATSLLFALGSWAALPTASSALGQQAPSSNGNGNFVIGPEYTLASDLTDQGNPKGKAFEFSMPLEESKIFKGDDKTLDARKEVRKERKIFVYVPAQYKDGTKAPVLVIHDGPGQLNLVRNALDNLTISKDPSRKLPPFIAIAIQNGGNDGKGSQRGLEYDTMSDRLARFVNDEVFPAILSHPDIKAAYPGIAITDDPWGRGVLGCSSGGAAALTMGWFRPDLFRRLITYSGTFVDQQDDDAPEEAQYPLGAWEYHSSMKLIQNSEKKPLRIFTHVAENDLRAKDPEETYHNWVMANERTAAELKAKGYDYRYVFSKATKHCDRKVFEHTLADTLVWMWQDYKAAAQ
- a CDS encoding RDD family protein, whose translation is MSFDTNPYLPTAQDYVRDIGESVPLADRGTRLVAAIVDGVIMIIVAAPVIFGLGYLIGSVMGTGVVASFVAQVVGGVAGIGIFLAINGYFLNLNGQTIGKKITNIKIVNEDGTKPEFTHLILYRYGVTWLIGLIPFIGGLYGLVNVLAIFRESRKCLHDDIAKTKVVKA
- a CDS encoding sugar phosphate isomerase/epimerase family protein; the encoded protein is MDRRTFQTGLAATMTAGVLASCIETGAAITTAADGARTTNPIGLSTYSLWRFKNEEFKDVTKCIDFAADCGFDGVEILLYQISQTELLSHSALQAIKRRSLVHGLPLYGMSTHQGFVSPDAEVRRWNIELTIGQIELCYKLGIPTMRVNTGRWGTSKNFDELMANRGIEPPLAGYTEEDGFPWVIDALERCLPTAEKCGVVLGLENHWGLGLTPEGVLKIVDAIDSPYLQVTLDTGNFLEDPYQKLQRLLPKTVLVQAKTYYGGGEWYTLDLDYSKIGQMVRDAKYRGWISLEFEGKEDQKTAIPKSLELLRKSFALEGGR
- a CDS encoding SDR family oxidoreductase produces the protein MSALQNLSVVVTGGASGIGYALATAFAARGAKVAIGSRRNSAVEEAVAASQGKLTGKVLDVVDRGSVQHFFDWVKETQGDVDILVNAAGINIKDRSMAAMTPEMWDQVMAINATGAYNCIHSVLPSMRERKAGMLINISSVAGKRAIALGGVAYSASKFAMTALGICLANELGVEGIRVTNVYPGEVDTPILEQRPVPVTEEHRQKILKPEDIAEVVVGLAEMPSRVHVPEIVIKPIHQQYY
- a CDS encoding DUF1501 domain-containing protein; translated protein: MTDSEIARIQSWNARRRFLFSSGIGLGGMALSQMMGDAVGDEPPSLDIRGGGGELKAFHHLPKAKRVIYLFMSGGPSHLDLLDYKPLLKEKEGEQLPDSVRGSQRLTGMSGNQSSIPLVGSPFRFEQAGESGAWFSELLPHTAGIADKICVLRSAFTEAINHGPGVTFFQTGTQIAGRPSIGAWLSYGLGQINADLPSFVVLVTKDKSGQPLGAHLWGSGFLPTKHQGVLLRAAKDPVLYLGNPDGISRESRRMMLDRWKELQQEQLARTPDVEIQNRMEHYEMAFAMQSSVPEVADLSKEPASVLEMYGPDVQKPGSFAANCLLARRLAQRDVRFIQLYHQDWDHHGGLPGSLPKLCQETDQPSAALVKDLERLGMLEDTLVIWGGEFGRTNYCQGKIQKNFGRDHHPRCFSMWFAGGGTRPGTVYGQTDEFGYNIAENPVHIHDIQATVMHLLGIDHERLTYRFQGRRYRLTDVHGQVVQGLIA
- a CDS encoding response regulator; the encoded protein is MKVLVADDSGIMRKIIIRSLNAVGVTEIVEAADGQEAIDAYKNEPVDLILTDWNMPNKSGLDVVTEIRALGSTVPIIMVTTEAQKSQVIAAIQAGVNDYLTKPFEADDLRAKLDKFVTV
- a CDS encoding alanine racemase encodes the protein MDWNIHNIPADQPTPSVIVSTELAEANIKRMQDYCNAHGLRLRPHTKTHKSLWAAQLQMKAGAVGLTVAKVGEAEVMSHVCRDIFIAYPAIGAHRLSRLMELAKRISVSVGIDSIAAASALQSAAQNAGVQVGVLVDIDVGFHRTGVQDRIKTLELCTFVAAQPNLAFRGLMCFPGHILPHADSQTWSAYEAALKSIVEELAQRGLSVEAVSGGSTPTAMESHKNTALNEIRPGTYVYNDLNEVRLGVCDLDQVAARVLATVVSKPEPNKVVIDAGSKTLSSDRNAALPDSGFGYLPDFPEAKVVRLSEEHGEIVFSDADVASGRVPEVGDRLWLIPNHICVCINLQNQFFLHDGQTLSVLPVDARGLLV
- a CDS encoding chemotaxis protein CheX; protein product: MSTTTQRPQATGLSEAQKRFLAPFIKCTKEVFSRMLSWEVDLVGFATNDASATRHECSGIVGVSGAIRGSVVVSISAEMAIAAAEAFLGERPESITAEVIDTVGELTNMIGGSSKDKMGIEGIALGLPTVVVGKNHSISFDQGAHVEMLRFQSPHGPFTVEIAIVGLGNLL
- a CDS encoding glycosyltransferase family 2 protein — translated: MSAAVPHPDPSMSQSNKISILVPAYNEEKTIGRVLERLLELPFAQKEILVVDDGSLDRTADVVESIAGKQPEVKLFRQTSNQGKTAAIARAISLATGDVLIVQDADLEYDPREIPDVIAPILENVADVVYGSRFLVKKASRVLYYYHYIANKFLTCLSNLLTNRNMSDIETCYKAFRREVIAPMKLTSKGFGMEIEITAMVCKTKSRTYEVPISYYGRTYEEGKKIGLSDGIAAIWYIFYYNLVHPRTKAGKSYISTVNAALKDVQS